The Megalops cyprinoides isolate fMegCyp1 chromosome 12, fMegCyp1.pri, whole genome shotgun sequence genome contains a region encoding:
- the LOC118786717 gene encoding cytochrome c oxidase subunit 7A2, mitochondrial-like, with protein MYRHLLALRHVTRRTISSSARRQVENKVPEKQRLFQEDNGMPIHLKGGVSDALLYRLTMVLTVLGSGYVVYELVNAAMPKKND; from the exons ATGTACAGACATCTTCTG GCCCTCCGTCACGTCACCAGGCGGACGATCAGCAGCAGCGCACGCCGACAGGTGGAGAACAAGGTCCCCGAGAAGCAGAGGTTATTCCAG GAGGACAATGGGATGCCGATTCACTTGAAAGGAGGAGTTAGTGACGCTCTTCTTTACAGGTTGACCATGGTGCTCACCGTCCTAG GAAGCGGTTATGTGGTATACGAGCTGGTTAATGCAGCAATGCCAAAGAAGAATGATTGA
- the LOC118786716 gene encoding cell cycle control protein 50A-like, whose translation MMASSYNAKEEDGHHSGASGPGGGSTVKSKKPDNTAFKQQRLPAWQPILTAGTVLPAFFVIGLIFIPIGIGLFVTSNNIKEFEIDYTGTDMSSPCFNCSQNYSWNSTAPCKCSVSFSLEQPFESNVFMYYGLSNFYQNHRRYVKSRDDSQLNGDKTSLKNPSKECEPYRTNENKPIAPCGAIANSLFNDTLELFYIDPNGTRTEIPLMKKGIAWWTDKHVKFRNPGGNNLNLTAVFQGTTKPVNWRKPVYELDTDPENNGFINEDFIVWMRTAALPTFRKLYRIIQKKSNMTPTLPRGNYTLDVTYNYPVRSFEGRKRMILSTISWMGGKNPFLGIAYITVGSVCFFLGVVLLIIHHKYGNRNNSADIPN comes from the exons ATGATGGCGTCTAGCTATAACGCAAAGGAGGAGGACGGACACCATTCCGGGGCCTCCGGGCCGGGCGGCGGATCGACCGTGAAAAGCAAGAAACCCGACAACACCGCCTTCAAACAGCAACGATTACCCGCATGGCAGCCCATCCTCACCGCGGGCACCGTCCTCCCAGCGTTTTTCGTTATCGGTCTTATCTTCATTCCCATCGGCATTGGTCTCTTCGTCACATCCAACAACATTAAAGAATTCGAG ATTGATTATACGGGGACTGACATGTCAAGTCCGTGCTTCAACTGCTCGCAGAACTACAGCTGGAACAGCACAGCGCCGTGCAAGTGCTCCGTGTCCTTCTCACTCGAGCAACCGTTTGAG AGCAACGTTTTCATGTACTACGGGCTGTCCAACTTCTATCAGAATCATCGCCGTTATGTGAAGTCCAGGGATGACAGCCAGCTGAACGGTGACAAGACCTCGCTGAAG AATCCCAGCAAAGAGTGTGAACCATATCGCACCAATGAAAACAAGCCCATCGCCCCATGTGGTGCTATTGCCAACAGTCTTTTTAATG aCACTTTGGAGCTGTTCTACATTGACCCTAATGGCACCAGAACCGAGATTCCCCTGATGAAAAAGGGCATTGCCTGGTGGACGGACAAGCACGTGAAATTCAGGAACCCTGGAGGAAACAACCTCAACCTCACCGCAGTTTTCCAAG GTACGACCAAGCCGGTGAACTGGCGCAAGCCAGTCTACGAGCTGGACACGGACCCGGAGAACAACGGCTTCATCAACGAGGACTTCATCGTGTGGATGCGCACAGCGGCTCTGCCCACCTTCCGCAAGCTCTACCGCATCATCCAGAAGAAGAGCAACATGACCCCGACCCTGCCCAGAGGCAACTACACCTTGGACGTCACCTACA ATTACCCCGTTCGCAGCTTTGAAGGCCGCAAGCGCATGATCCTGAGCACCATCTCCTGGATGGGGGGGAAGAACCCCTTCCTGGGCATCGCCTACATCACTGTGGGCTCCGTCTGCTTCTTCCTGGGAGTGGTGCTGCTGATCATCCACCATAAATACGGAAACCGCAACAACAGCGCCGACATCCCCAACTAA